A window of the Xenopus laevis strain J_2021 chromosome 9_10L, Xenopus_laevis_v10.1, whole genome shotgun sequence genome harbors these coding sequences:
- the LOC121397976 gene encoding uromodulin-like yields MSPAGLVHGVPAPRFNTRVAGPSRVKWLYWTLVYPSSVGTSRWVKVTMHILLTFLILFLASDGSHAQTCTPTVTSSLTYLVDTTGSMYNDLQQLSLVNKWILDRTTARFPCGVRQYTMVEFNDPTFGPARVTNSIDAFKTFFNNLTVAGGDDCPELAMNGLKLALEKSPPGSSILLLTDASAKDYNVNSILNSIRSLILTKQSQVIFLITGLCSGSNDPKFLIYRDIASLSYGHIFQIDLLDLGKVFNYVDFALSRPVNSTVKVLYEYYNGTSHCDDFSVTSDFSTLLVITDGPITSIRILGPGSKDPNPKTIVSEKWGSLFEIRKPSKGAWTICVVSTFPHAVQVEGLTATNTSVTKHCSDCHAHAICEAYLDLFECTCKDGYIGNGFSCSDVDECAYPWLNNCTDGYCENTNGSYDCVCPAGYTKGEGDTCVDIDECSSPVLNGCHPSATCINYVGTYTCQCPPGVLGDGFNCETDPCARDVCGSSKECILNGSSYFCSDPCVNHSVLDEPWRSTANDLYVNIKCDNDKNGWYRFIGSGGIRMPEFCVPEKRCSTHASMWLNGSHPAPTDGIVSRTGCAHWGGNCCRYSSTIQIKACPGRYHVYKLIRTPACSLAYCTDPSSLNGECLCAPDEECRFVSGSYGCYCNDNRTISAISDLRPTVSCGTQSMKTTFRKCELRALNIDVKDIILANSNCFTVLNDNITNTFSVLSTLRAGKCGMTLTTNGTHDFFMNSFEFSFVLPGNIIRDKLITTSTCIYPLDMRLSLATALNPIISSTNISVNGTGQFKAHMAVYNSSDYKYPYEGTQVDIYTKTVIYIGVFLEGPDPSQYAMVLKNCYATPSNNPDDLRKYYIIENRCPSTIDNTVSIAENGLSSQARFSFEMFAFVGDHDEVYLHCEIYACNNRTTVCSPIQLSLQLLVNLPFFVNVFIIAPKYTSILDSYCANALVIRFVLWKEVLFCTGFLETCKPSHCKSLS; encoded by the exons gGTAAAAGTGACAATGCATATATTGCTAACGTTTCTGATTTTATTCTTGGCATCTGATGGATCCCATGCCCAGACGTGCACACCAACAG tcaCATCATCCCTGACTTATTTAGTGGACACAACAGGGTCAATGTATAATGACCTCCAGCAGTTGAGTTTGGTGAATAAATGGATACTTGATCGAACAACGGCAAGATTTCCATGCGGAGTGCGGCAGTATACAATGGTTGAATTCAACGACCCAA CATTTGGACCAGCAAGGGTGACAAATTCAATAGATGCGTTTAAGACATTTTTCAATAACCTCACTGTCGCGGGTGGAGACGACTGCCCAGAATTAGCAATGAATGGGCTCAAATTGGCTTTAGAGAAATCCCCACCTGGATCTTCCATTCTGCTGCTCACAGATGCATCTGCTAAGGATTACAATGTTAATTCCATTCTAAACAGCATACGTTCACTTATCCTTACTAAACAGTCACAG GTTATCTTTTTGATTACAGGGCTTTGCTCTGGTTCAAATGATCCAAAGTTCCTTATTTACAGAGATATTGCTTCTCTGAGTTATGGACATATTTTTCAAATCGACCTCTTAGATCTGGGCAAG GTATTTAATTATGTGGACTTCGCTCTTTCAAGACCTGTTAACAGTACAGTAAAAGTTTTGTATGAATACTATAATGGCACAAGTCACTGTGATGACTTTTCAGTAACAAGTGACTTCTCTACCTTACTGGTGATCACTGATGGACCGATTACCTCAATAAGAATTCTTGGACCTGGCT CTAAAGACCCAAATCCAAAGACAATTGTGTCTGAAAAGTGGGGATCACTGTTTGAGATTAGAAAGCCAAGCAAAGGAGCATGGACCATATGTGTTGTTTCTACCTTCCCCCATGCTGTCCAGGTGGAAGGATTAACAG CTACCAACACTTCAG TGACCAAACACTGCTCAGACTGCCACGCCCATGCTATATGTGAAGCGTATCTTGACCTATTCGAATGTACCTGTAAAGATGGATACATTGGAAATGGCTTCTCATGCTCAGATGTTGATGAATGTGCCTACCCGTGGTTAAACAACTGTACTGATGGATATTGTGAAAATACTAATGGCTCCTATgactgtgtgtgtcctgctggCTACACAAAAGGAGAAGGAGACACTTGTGTTGACATTGATGAGTGTTCTAGTCCAGTACTAAATGGCTGTCATCCATCAGCAACTTGTATTAATTATGTAGGAACCTACACATGTCAGTGTCCACCCGGAGTCCTTGGCGATGGATTTAACTGTGAAACTGATCCATGTGCCAGAGATGTTTGCGGGAGTAGTAAGGAGTGCATTCTAAATGGCAGCTCCTATTTTTGCTCTGATCCATGTGTCAATCACTCTGTTCTTGATGAACCCTGGAGAAGTACAGCTAATGACTTATATGTGAATATCAAATGTGACAATGACAAAAATGGGTGGTATCGCTTTATTGGAAGTGGAGGAATACGTATGCCAGAGTTCTGTGTTCCAGAAAAAAGGTGTAGCACCCATGCATCAATGTGGTTAAATGGATCACATCCCGCTCCAACTGATGGTATTGTCAGTCGCACAGGTTGTGCTCACTGGGGAGGAAATTGTTGCCGGTATTCATCAACTATACAGATTAAGGCTTGTCCTGGTAGATACCATGTTTATAAGCTGATAAGAACACCAGCCTGCTCCTTAGCATATTGCACAG ATCCCAGTTCACTTAATGGTGAATGCTTATGTGCTCCTGATGAGGAATGCAGATTTGTTTCTGGATCCTATGGGTGCTACTGCAATGACAATAGGACAATATCTG CTATCTCAGACTTAAGGCCAACTGTGAGCTGTGGAACGCAAAGCATGAAAACAACTTTCCGCAAATGTGAGCTGAGGGCTCTGAACATTGACGTCAAGGATATAATACTCGCAAACAGCAACTGCTTCACTGTCCTGAATGATAATATTACCAACACATTTTCGGTTCTGTCCACTCTACGAGCAGGGAAGTGTGGGATGACATTGACT ACTAATGGAACCCATGACTTTTTCATGAACAGTTTTGAGTTTTCCTTTGTACTTCCTGGGAATATTATTAGAGATAAGCTGATAACGACTTCAACTTGTATTTACCCGCTTGATATGAGGCTTAGTCTAGCAACTGCCCTGAATCCCATTATCAG CTCTACAAATATTTCCGTTAATGGCACTGGACAGTTTAAGGCTCACATGGCGGTTTATAACAGCAGTGACTATAAATATCCATATGAAGGAACCCAAGTTGATATATACACCAAAACGGTGATTTATATTGGAGTATTCCTTGAGGGGCCGGATCCATCTCAGTATGCTATGGTACTGAAAAACTGCTATGCTACTCCATCAAACAATCCAGATGATCTAAGGAAATATTATATCATCGAAAACAG GTGCCCCAGCACAATTGATAACACTGTCAGCATTGCAGAAAATGGCTTATCTAGCCAAGCACGGTTCTCTTTTGAAATGTTTGCATTTGTCGGGGATCATGACGAAGTCTATCTGCACTGTGAGATCTATGCGTGTAACAACAGGACCACCGTTTGCTCACCT ATTCAACTAAGTCTGCAGCTTCTGGTAAATCTTCCCTTCTTtgtgaatgtatttattattgcacctAA GTACACAAGCATCTTGGACAGTTACTGTGCTAATGCTCTTGTCATTCGTTTTGTTTTGTGGAAAGAAGTCCTCTTCTGCACAGGATTTCTAGAAACCTGCAAACCAAGTCACTGCAAGTCACTATCATAG
- the LOC121398228 gene encoding myb-related transcription factor, partner of profilin-like yields MEAPPPTASERREEEEEEEGDDGGEEGPTNKMARRFTGEENGALVDEVIARWDVLFGSQSHRINAARRQQLWQQVTDRVNTVGALHRDRTTVYKRYSDLKRWLRAKLVTRRAKAQKTGGGRVPPLRLQPHERRLLDILAKEGSEELDTDWIRPPQTSRPDSDQDQGDAAQQPQEEGETDDSDRAPEAQEHRAERRAQSPAVIPVVPPRHRAAATAIGGPPQEEGRRLADQPAAQPGLVNVMQAMLRQQRYQDLRMRRWMAHIYAEMRETRMAIHRGFQDLVAAQSHRPRGPAEGEVPGPPAAPPPPPEAPQHRRERGHGRGHSPVRGDKRP; encoded by the exons ATGGAGGCACCACCACCAACTGCCtcagagaggagagaggaggaggaggaggaggaaggtgaTGATGGAGGAGAGGAGGGCCCCACCAACAAAATGGCCCGAAGGTTTACCGGTGAAGAGAATGGAGCACTGGTGGACGAGGTGATAGCGCGATGGGATGTGCtgtttgggagtcagtcccatCGCATCAATGCTGCCAGACGCCAACAACTCTGGCAGCAGGTGACGGACAGGGTGAACACTGTGGGCGCTTTACACAGGGATCGGACAACTGTGTATAAGCGCTACAGTGACCTGAAGCGTTGGCTAAGGGCAAAGCTGGTTACCAGGAGAGCTAAAGCCCAGAAGACCGGCGGAGGGCGTGTCCCTCCACTCAGACTTCAACCCCATGAGCGCCGGCTTCTGGACATTTTGGCCAAAGAGGGCAGTGAAGAACTGGACACAGACTGGATAC GACCACCGCAAACATCGCGCCCGGACAGTGACCAGGACCAGGGTGATGCTGCTCAGCAaccccaggaagagggtgagACTGATGACTCTGATAGAGCCCCggaagctcaag aacaccGAGCTGAACGCCGCGCCCAGTCGCCAGCCGTGATtcctgtggtgccccccagac ATCGTGCTGCTGCCACAGCAATTGGGGGACCACCACAAGAGGAAGGACGGCGACTGGCTGATCAACCTGCGGCACAACCGGGGCTCGTCAACGTGATGCAGGCCATGCTACGCCAGCAGCGCTACCAGGATCTCAGGATGAGGCGGTGGATGGCCCATATCTATGCAGAGATGCGGGAGACCCGGATGGCCATCCATCGAGGAttccaggacctggtggcagcCCAGTCTCACCGACCAAGGGGCCCTGCTGAGGGTGAAGTCCCTGGTccacctgctgctccccctccaccccctgaaGCTCCTCAACATCGGAGGGAAAGGGGGCATGGAAGGGGACACAGTCCTGTCCGAGGGGACAAACGTCCCTAG